From one Pempheris klunzingeri isolate RE-2024b chromosome 5, fPemKlu1.hap1, whole genome shotgun sequence genomic stretch:
- the ankrd34c gene encoding ankyrin repeat domain-containing protein 34C translates to MADILELRTDGNSLLKAVWLRRLRLTRLLLEGGAYINESNERGETPLMVACMSLHIDQQSVSKSKLVKYLLDNQADPNIQDKAGRTALMHACIHKAGHEVVDHLLSNGADPSLEDRSGASALVYAINADDKETLKLLLDACKAKGKEVIIITTDKSPSGTKTTKQYLNVPPSPELDERSSPAYCTSPSDIDVTASPTPEHEQQNTVFSFQTKLKTSTSAAKLSNGPTSPTRRTANPKRARLPQLKRLQSEPWGLIAPSVLAAAAAHEESKKASSDEDVVAGVNGLSLSKRSALSRQNSVDGKDSLFPPVGEQPCKMTTSISVPPTSKASYERSLSQHQPLARRSTVPTEQDSSSSCSSGLAGLRDTMHRRRLGNDHYDSDSQLYSDSAMLDSPKVPVERRKLNTSPLALLTSSRESLDSNASPSSPSTAHRRAPGLLERRGSGTLLLDHISHTRPGHLPPLNVNPNPPIPDIGASSKPSSPLATGFRSLAPVAPNTPKRGGLKSKKKLVRRHSMQVEQMKQLSDFEELAH, encoded by the coding sequence ATGGCAGATATACTGGAGCTGCGCACAGATGGAAACTCACTCCTGAAGGCGGTTTGGCTCAGACGCTTGAGGCTCACCAGACTCCTGTTGGAAGGAGGTGCATATATCAATGAGAGCAATGAACGTGGAGAGACCCCACTCATGGTGGCCTGCATGTCCTTACACATTGACCAGCAGAGTGTGAGCAAATCAAAGCTGGTGAAATATTTGCTGGACAACCAGGCAGACCCCAACATACAGGACAAGGCAGGTAGGACAGCCCTAATGCACGCCTGCATCCACAAGGCCGGACACGAGGTGGTGGATCACCTGCTGAGCAACGGCGCTGATCCCAGCCTGGAGGACAGGAGCGGTGCCTCCGCGCTGGTCTACGCCATCAACGCAGATGATAAGGAGACACTAAAACTACTTTTGGATGCATGCAAAGCTAAAGGCAAGGAGGTCATCATAATCACCACAGACAAGTCCCCGTCTGGCACCAAGACTACTAAACAGTATCTAAATGTCCCGCCGTCACCAGAGCTGGATGAAAGGTCCTCGCCTGCATACTGCACTTCTCCATCTGACATTGATGTTACTGCATCTCCCACACCTGAGCATGAGCAACAAAATACAGTCTTCAGTTTCCAGACGAAGCTAAAAACCTCTACTTCAGCTGCAAAGCTCTCCAACGGACCCACATCACCAACACGCCGGACTGCGAACCCCAAACGTGCACGTTTGCCTCAGCTGAAGAGGCTGCAGTCAGAGCCTTGGGGGCTGATTGCTCCCTCAGTCTTGGCTGCAGCCGCCGCCCATGAGGAGAGTAAGAAAGCCAGCTCTGACGAGGATGTTGTTGCAGGGGTAAACGGACTCTCTCTGAGTAAAAGGTCAGCTTTATCTCGGCAGAACAGCGTGGACGGGAAGGACAGCTTATTCCCACCGGTGGGTGAACAACCCTGCAAAATGACAACCTCAATATCAGTTCCTCCAACATCCAAAGCGTCATATGAGAGATCTCTGAGCCAGCACCAGCCGCTGGCACGGCGCAGTACTGTGCCCACGGAGCAGGACAGCAgtagcagctgcagcagtgggcTCGCAGGTCTGAGAGACACAATGCATAGGAGACGTCTGGGGAACGATCACTATGACTCAGACTCGCAGCTCTACTCAGACTCTGCCATGTTAGACTCTCCTAAAGTCCCAGTAGAGCGAAGGAAACTAAACACTTCTCCACTAGCGCTGCTGACCAGCTCCAGAGAATCTTTAGACAGCAATGCCAGCCCATCCTCTCCCAGCACAGCACACAGGCGTGCACCCGGCCtcctggagaggagaggctcGGGCACGCTGCTGCTGGACCACATCTCCCACACCAGGCCTGGCCACCTGCCCCCGCTCAACGTCAACCCGAACCCTCCCATTCCTGATATCGGGGCTAGTAGCAAGCCCTCCTCACCTCTGGCCACAGGTTTTAGATCTTTAGCTCCAGtagcaccaaacacaccaaagaGAGGCGGCCTCAAGTCCAAGAAGAAACTTGTGAGAAGGCACTCTATGCAAGTGGAGCAGATGAAACAGCTCTCTGATTTTGAAGAGCTGGCTCATTAG
- the LOC139200914 gene encoding retinol dehydrogenase 13-like: MQTFTAMRSFVLQYPKTIALVTVTGAGLFGVKKWLAGGVCRSKALLDGKTVLITGGNTGIGKETAVDLARRGARVILACRDMDRGNKAADDVRRKSGNDNVIVKKLDLASLQSVRQLAKDVLASEERLDVLINNAGIMRCPKWQTEDGFEMQFGVNHLGHFLLTNCLLDLLKKSAPSRIVTVSSLAHERGQIHFDDIHSEKDYHPWRSYAQSKLANVLFTKELAQRLQGTGVTTYSLHPGVIRTELGRHLWPALPLWKKVVYTPLMFLIKSPTEGAQTTIYCAVEESLQNESGLYYSDCAPKTVAPQALDDEAAKKLWGLSSTMVGLT; the protein is encoded by the exons ATGCAGACCTTCACAGCGATGAGATCGTTTGTTCTCCAGTATCCTAAAACTATTGCTCTGGTCACAGTGACAG GAGCAGGGCTTTTCGGTGTGAAGAAATGGCTGGCAGGTGGAGTGTGTCGCAGCAAAGCTTTGTTGGATGGAAAGACTGTCTTGATCACCGGAGGCAACACTGGGATTGGCAAAGAAACTGCTGTTGACCTGGCTAGAAGGG GAGCAAGGGTCATTCTGGCCTGCAGAGACATGGACAGAGGTAATAAAGCTGCAGATGAcgtgaggaggaagagtggaaATGACAATGTTATTGTCAAAAAATTGGACCTGGCATCTCTGCAGTCGGTGCGCCAACTGGCCAAAGACGTCCTAGCGAGTGAAGAGAGGCTGGATGTTCTCATCAATAATGCAG GTATTATGAGATGTCCAAAATGGCAGACTGAAGATGGCTTCGAAATGCAGTTTGGTGTGAACCACCTGGGCCACTTCCTTTTGACAAACTGCCTGTTGGATCTCCTGAAGAAGTCTGCTCCGAGCCGCATCGTCACTGTCTCCAGTTTAGCTCATGAGAGAG gtcaaatacattttgatgacaTACATTCGGAGAAAGATTACCACCCATGGCGAAGCTATGCTCAAAGTAAACTAGCAAATGTCCTTTTTACAAAGGAGCTGGCTCAGAGGCTGCAAG GCACTGGAGTAACAACATACAGCCTCCACCCTGGAGTAATCCGGACTGAGCTCGGCCGACACCTCTGGCCCGCACTGCCCCTGTGGAAGAAAGTTGTATACACACCACTCATGTTCCTCATCAAGTCTCCAACAGAAGGGGCTCAGACCACCATCTACTGCGCTGTGGAGGAAAGCCTGCAGAATGAGAGTGGACTCTACTACAG CGACTGCGCCCCGAAAACGGTGGCCCCTCAGGCTCTAGATGATGAAGCTGCCAAGAAGCTGTGGGGTCTGAGCTCCACTATGGTTGGTCTGACATAA